A single region of the Arthrobacter sp. V1I7 genome encodes:
- a CDS encoding type IIA DNA topoisomerase subunit B: protein MAPSSDYTARHLSVLEGLEAVRKRPGMYIGSTDSRGLMHCLWEIIDNSVDEALAGFGHDIKIILHADNSVEIHDDGRGVPVDIEPKTGLSGVEVVFTKLHAGGKFGGGSYTASGGLHGVGASVVNALSSRLDVEVDRGGKTYKMSFRRGEPGRFKDPGTKPDPSTVFEPFIDGSVLDIVGKAKRGVTGTRIRYWADRQIFTPDARFSYDELAARARQTSFLVPGLKLTVRDERRVAGTPGEAGPHEEVFHHDGGISEFVEFLAADPAVTDIWRLHGTGKFKETVPVLDDKGHSQLAEVERDCEVDVALRWGIGYDSSVRSFVNIISTPKGGTHQSGFEQALLKTFRKAVESNARKLKAGNDKIEKDDIFAGLTAVLTVRLAEPQFEGQTKEILGTSAVRAIVAKVVEQEINAKLNSANRNDKAQSALLLEKVVSEMKSRVSARVHKETQRRKNALETSSMPTKLADCRTDEVARSELFIVEGDSALGTAKLARSSDFQALLPIRGKILNVQKASVGDMLSNAECAALIQVVGAGSGRSFDIGAARYGKVILMTDADVDGAHIRTLLLTLFFRYMRPMIDAGRVFAAVPPLHRVEVINAGQKANEMIYTYSEAELHVLLAGLAKEGKRYKEPIQRYKGLGEMDAEQLAETTMDPRHRTLRKVGIENAKQAEETFDLLMGSDVAPRKDFIIAGAAGLDRERIDA, encoded by the coding sequence GTGGCACCAAGTTCTGATTACACCGCCCGGCATCTCTCCGTGCTGGAAGGCCTCGAGGCCGTCCGCAAGCGCCCGGGCATGTACATCGGCTCCACGGATTCCCGCGGACTCATGCACTGTCTCTGGGAGATCATCGACAACTCCGTGGATGAGGCCCTCGCCGGTTTCGGCCATGACATCAAGATCATCCTGCACGCGGACAACTCGGTTGAGATCCACGACGACGGACGCGGCGTTCCGGTGGACATCGAACCGAAAACCGGGCTCTCCGGCGTCGAGGTGGTCTTCACCAAACTGCACGCAGGCGGCAAGTTCGGCGGCGGCTCCTACACCGCCTCGGGCGGCCTGCATGGCGTGGGCGCATCCGTCGTGAACGCGCTGTCCTCCCGCCTGGACGTGGAAGTGGACCGCGGCGGTAAGACCTACAAGATGTCCTTCCGCCGGGGCGAACCCGGCCGGTTCAAGGACCCGGGCACCAAGCCGGACCCGTCGACCGTCTTTGAACCGTTCATCGATGGCTCCGTGCTGGACATTGTCGGAAAGGCCAAACGCGGCGTCACCGGCACGAGGATCCGGTACTGGGCGGACCGCCAGATCTTCACCCCGGACGCCAGGTTCTCCTACGACGAACTCGCCGCCCGCGCGCGCCAGACCTCGTTCCTGGTCCCCGGCCTGAAGCTGACGGTGCGGGACGAGCGCAGGGTCGCCGGGACCCCTGGGGAGGCCGGCCCGCACGAGGAAGTCTTCCACCACGACGGCGGCATCTCCGAGTTCGTGGAGTTCCTCGCAGCGGACCCCGCGGTGACGGACATCTGGCGGTTGCACGGGACCGGCAAGTTCAAGGAAACCGTCCCTGTCCTGGACGATAAAGGCCACAGCCAGCTGGCCGAAGTGGAACGGGACTGCGAAGTGGACGTCGCCCTGCGCTGGGGCATCGGCTACGACAGCAGCGTGCGCAGCTTCGTGAACATCATCTCCACGCCCAAGGGCGGCACCCATCAGTCCGGCTTCGAGCAGGCCCTGCTCAAGACCTTCCGCAAGGCCGTGGAAAGCAACGCCCGCAAGCTCAAGGCGGGCAACGACAAGATCGAAAAGGACGACATCTTCGCGGGTCTGACCGCGGTCCTGACCGTGCGCCTGGCGGAACCGCAGTTTGAGGGTCAGACCAAGGAGATCCTGGGCACCTCCGCAGTCCGCGCCATCGTTGCGAAGGTCGTGGAGCAGGAGATCAACGCCAAGCTGAACTCCGCCAACCGCAACGACAAGGCTCAGTCCGCGCTGCTGCTGGAAAAGGTCGTCAGCGAGATGAAGTCCCGCGTCTCGGCCCGCGTGCACAAGGAAACCCAGCGCCGCAAGAACGCACTGGAGACCTCCTCCATGCCCACGAAACTGGCGGATTGCCGCACGGACGAGGTCGCGCGCTCCGAACTGTTTATCGTGGAGGGGGACTCCGCCCTGGGAACGGCGAAACTGGCGCGTTCCTCCGACTTCCAGGCGCTCCTGCCCATCCGCGGCAAGATCCTCAACGTACAGAAGGCCTCGGTCGGGGACATGCTCTCCAACGCCGAATGCGCCGCGCTCATCCAGGTGGTCGGCGCCGGTTCCGGCCGGAGCTTCGACATCGGTGCCGCCCGCTACGGCAAGGTCATCCTGATGACGGACGCCGACGTCGACGGCGCCCACATCCGGACCCTCCTGCTGACCCTGTTCTTCCGCTATATGCGCCCGATGATCGATGCAGGCCGGGTTTTCGCCGCCGTCCCGCCGCTGCACCGGGTGGAGGTCATCAACGCCGGCCAGAAGGCCAACGAGATGATCTACACCTACTCCGAGGCGGAGCTGCACGTGCTCCTGGCCGGTCTCGCCAAGGAAGGCAAGCGGTACAAGGAACCGATCCAGCGCTACAAGGGCCTCGGGGAGATGGACGCGGAGCAGCTGGCCGAGACCACGATGGACCCGCGGCACCGGACACTG
- a CDS encoding DUF4192 family protein: MTAPDHLKITGPEDVLGFIPHSLGYWPSRSLVAMTMQGKRLGATLRVDLPADGSPGGFAGFASTVAGYLEADDEADGVLLAFFTGSDATVTGGAGAPWAELLEELERALAECGMPVRDAWLIGAEHWRNAYCTDPSCCAPPGRPVDEIRNSKLNAEMVFRGSTVGPAPGAEAPGPFALPEDPAVLESERNWFRLFSGHTRDRLQFAQVLDVWDVVLRSPAGPPLPVGLAGYLRAALRVPAWRDAVLVMAAAGPEAAEQGAADFGMFDPSGPRSGPAAGAPAVHPGTVPGALAALRSVPEARSAAGRQAPPPPAPVPLPPLDGFGPLLPRGGSASGAWDGSPEVPGYGDVLLGLAPSVPDWPRMASLERVLVQLGEAGGDAAAAALTGRGWIEWCRGKGSFADALFSRAEAEHPGYRLAALLAELVGRGTLCGWAARRNAAWQKFEPGAA; encoded by the coding sequence ATGACAGCTCCAGATCACCTGAAAATCACCGGCCCCGAAGACGTCCTCGGGTTCATCCCGCATTCCCTCGGCTACTGGCCGTCGCGCAGCCTCGTGGCCATGACCATGCAGGGCAAGCGGCTCGGGGCAACCCTCCGGGTCGACCTCCCGGCGGACGGGAGTCCCGGCGGTTTCGCCGGATTCGCCAGCACCGTGGCCGGTTATCTGGAGGCAGACGACGAGGCGGACGGGGTCCTGCTCGCCTTCTTCACCGGCAGCGACGCCACGGTCACCGGCGGGGCCGGTGCGCCTTGGGCCGAACTGCTCGAAGAGCTGGAGCGTGCGCTGGCGGAATGCGGCATGCCGGTGCGGGACGCCTGGCTGATCGGCGCCGAGCACTGGCGCAACGCGTATTGCACCGATCCTTCCTGTTGCGCCCCGCCCGGCCGGCCCGTCGACGAGATCAGGAACAGCAAGCTCAATGCGGAGATGGTCTTCCGGGGCAGCACCGTCGGGCCCGCGCCCGGCGCCGAGGCGCCCGGCCCGTTCGCGCTTCCCGAGGACCCGGCGGTGCTCGAATCGGAACGGAACTGGTTCCGGCTGTTCTCCGGACACACCCGCGACCGGTTGCAGTTTGCCCAGGTACTGGACGTCTGGGACGTGGTCTTGCGCTCACCCGCCGGACCCCCGCTGCCCGTGGGGCTCGCGGGCTACCTGCGGGCAGCTCTCCGCGTGCCGGCCTGGCGCGATGCCGTACTGGTGATGGCGGCCGCCGGCCCGGAGGCGGCCGAACAGGGCGCGGCGGACTTCGGGATGTTCGACCCTTCCGGGCCGCGCTCCGGGCCGGCCGCTGGAGCGCCGGCGGTGCATCCCGGGACAGTGCCGGGCGCGCTGGCGGCCCTGCGGTCAGTGCCGGAGGCCCGGTCCGCTGCCGGCCGGCAGGCGCCTCCACCGCCGGCTCCGGTTCCGCTGCCGCCGCTGGATGGTTTCGGGCCGCTCCTGCCGCGCGGCGGGAGTGCCAGTGGCGCATGGGACGGCTCTCCGGAGGTTCCGGGCTATGGCGACGTGCTGCTTGGGCTGGCACCGTCCGTGCCGGACTGGCCGCGGATGGCAAGCCTGGAGCGGGTCCTCGTGCAGCTGGGCGAGGCCGGCGGGGACGCCGCGGCTGCCGCGCTTACAGGACGCGGCTGGATTGAATGGTGCCGGGGCAAGGGCTCCTTCGCTGATGCGTTGTTCAGTCGGGCCGAAGCGGAACATCCGGGCTACCGGCTGGCCGCCCTCCTGGCGGAGCTCGTGGGCCGTGGCACCTTGTGCGGGTGGGCGGCAAGGAGGAACGCCGCGTGGCAGAAGTTCGAGCCGGGTGCGGCGTGA
- a CDS encoding RNA polymerase sigma factor — translation MTPSSAKKEPADVLSPEDKKAATNAKRAATRAANKAVKDTALPEGDDTASALAKPEPKKRGPKPGAKAAAEAAGKAGRGDDDEDAEIEVELDDVPADVVEIGDDGEEIPGKAAAATTGSGFVYSDADDDDAPVQQVMSAGATADPVKDYLKQIGKVALLNAEQEVDLALRIEAGLFAEEKINADDGSMDPKLKRELEFVIHDGKRAKNHLLEANLRLVVSLAKRYTGRGMLFLDLIQEGNLGLIRAVEKFDYTKGFKFSTYATWWIRQAITRAMADQARTIRIPVHMVEVINKLARVQRQMLQDLGREPTPEELALELDMTPEKVVEVQKYGREPISLHTPLGEDGDSEFGDLIEDSEAVVPADAVSFTLLQEQLHSVLDTLSEREAGVVAMRFGLTDGQPKTLDEIGKVYGVTRERIRQIESKTMSKLRHPSRSQVLRDYLD, via the coding sequence GTGACCCCGTCTTCCGCGAAGAAGGAACCCGCCGACGTATTGTCCCCCGAGGACAAGAAGGCGGCGACGAACGCCAAGCGCGCCGCGACGCGCGCTGCCAACAAGGCCGTCAAAGACACAGCCTTGCCCGAAGGCGACGACACCGCATCGGCGCTCGCCAAGCCTGAACCCAAGAAGCGCGGGCCGAAGCCCGGCGCTAAGGCCGCGGCTGAGGCCGCCGGCAAGGCCGGCCGCGGCGACGACGACGAAGACGCCGAGATTGAGGTAGAGCTCGATGATGTCCCGGCTGATGTCGTAGAGATCGGTGACGACGGCGAAGAAATTCCGGGCAAGGCTGCTGCCGCCACGACCGGTTCCGGATTTGTCTACTCCGATGCCGACGATGACGACGCCCCCGTGCAGCAGGTCATGTCGGCCGGCGCCACGGCCGACCCCGTCAAGGACTACCTGAAGCAGATCGGCAAGGTCGCCCTGCTTAACGCAGAGCAGGAAGTGGACCTGGCCCTGCGCATCGAGGCAGGGCTGTTTGCCGAGGAAAAGATCAACGCCGACGACGGGTCCATGGACCCGAAGCTGAAGCGCGAGCTCGAATTCGTCATCCACGACGGCAAACGCGCGAAGAACCACCTGCTGGAGGCCAACCTCCGCCTCGTGGTGTCGCTGGCCAAGCGGTACACCGGCCGCGGCATGCTGTTCCTTGACCTGATCCAGGAGGGCAACCTCGGGCTGATCCGTGCCGTCGAGAAGTTCGACTACACCAAGGGCTTCAAGTTCTCCACCTACGCCACCTGGTGGATCCGCCAGGCGATCACCCGCGCCATGGCCGACCAGGCCCGCACCATCCGTATCCCGGTGCACATGGTCGAAGTCATCAACAAGCTGGCGCGCGTGCAGCGCCAGATGCTGCAGGACCTCGGCCGCGAACCCACGCCGGAGGAACTGGCCCTCGAGCTGGACATGACTCCGGAAAAGGTCGTCGAAGTCCAGAAGTACGGCCGTGAACCGATCTCACTGCACACCCCGCTCGGCGAGGACGGCGACTCCGAATTCGGTGACCTGATCGAGGACTCCGAAGCCGTTGTCCCGGCCGATGCCGTGAGCTTCACCCTGCTGCAGGAACAGCTGCACTCCGTGCTGGACACGCTCTCCGAGCGTGAGGCCGGCGTCGTGGCGATGCGTTTCGGTTTGACCGACGGACAGCCGAAGACTTTAGACGAAATCGGCAAGGTCTACGGGGTCACGCGGGAGCGGATCCGCCAGATCGAATCCAAGACGATGTCCAAGCTGCGCCACCCCTCGCGGTCCCAGGTCCTGCGGGACTACCTGGACTAG